One genomic region from Kineobactrum salinum encodes:
- a CDS encoding glyceraldehyde 3-phosphate dehydrogenase NAD-binding domain-containing protein — MSQQQPVRLGIMGFGQTGRQIYELASRSEDVEVVAIADIGAPEILHYLLGSEVNEPERHRLEGNFLVNPRFRARLMRIDQPAEMPWDIFGVDAVIDSTGKYRERRYMEDHLGNGAPRLLLRTLPLDHIDRIVIPGINHDHAQVADRMISAGSATTTALCLLLHILGSEFDIECAAMTSIHAYTSDQALQDYAGSDFRRSRSAARNIIPNTHEAGMWLGRVLPQFDGKVVTSALNVPIHEGCLLDVNLVVADSAVTPDDINEAMRRHAPTYPGVVAVSEDPIVSSDVIGNAHSLLFDIKGTIKAGNNTIKTLGWYENLGHAARLLDVVRLYRELDRQREAA, encoded by the coding sequence ATGTCACAACAGCAGCCCGTCAGGCTGGGTATTATGGGCTTCGGCCAGACCGGCCGGCAGATCTACGAGCTGGCATCGCGCAGCGAGGATGTCGAAGTGGTGGCCATCGCGGATATTGGCGCGCCCGAGATCCTGCACTACCTGCTCGGCTCGGAAGTGAATGAGCCCGAACGCCACCGGCTGGAAGGCAATTTCCTGGTCAATCCCCGTTTCCGTGCCCGCTTGATGCGTATCGACCAGCCGGCGGAAATGCCGTGGGACATCTTCGGTGTCGACGCGGTTATCGATTCCACCGGCAAATACCGCGAACGCAGATACATGGAGGATCACCTGGGCAATGGCGCTCCCAGGCTGTTGTTGCGAACCCTGCCGCTGGATCACATCGACCGGATAGTGATACCGGGCATCAATCACGATCACGCCCAGGTGGCTGATCGCATGATCTCCGCCGGCTCCGCCACCACCACGGCGTTGTGCCTGTTGCTGCATATTCTGGGCAGTGAGTTCGATATCGAATGCGCCGCGATGACCTCAATCCACGCCTACACTTCCGACCAGGCCCTGCAGGACTACGCCGGCAGCGACTTCCGGCGCAGTCGCTCGGCAGCCCGCAATATCATCCCCAATACCCACGAGGCCGGCATGTGGCTGGGACGGGTGCTGCCGCAGTTCGACGGCAAGGTGGTTACCTCCGCCCTCAACGTGCCCATTCACGAGGGCTGCCTGCTGGATGTCAACCTGGTTGTCGCCGACAGCGCGGTCACCCCGGATGACATCAACGAAGCGATGCGCAGGCATGCGCCGACCTACCCGGGGGTGGTGGCGGTATCCGAGGATCCGATTGTGTCCTCGGATGTAATCGGTAATGCCCATTCCCTGCTGTTTGATATCAAGGGCACCATCAAGGCCGGCAACAACACCATCAAGACTCTCGGCTGGTATGAGAACCTTGGCCATGCGGCCAGGCTGCTGGACGTGG
- the eda gene encoding bifunctional 4-hydroxy-2-oxoglutarate aldolase/2-dehydro-3-deoxy-phosphogluconate aldolase has product MIRNWLRTSRVLPVITPGEVDTTLHLVRTLAAAGMPALEITLRAESALDCIRAIRSELPELRLAAGTVLTPEQLEQALAAGAELLLSPGATPALLRAAREAGAPLVPGVATASEVMAGLEQGFDCFKLFPAATAGGMALLKSLAGPFPAVGFCPTGGLDADNFRAFLALPNVLCCGGSWMVDRALIEAERWDEIAYLASQAMRES; this is encoded by the coding sequence ATGATCCGCAACTGGTTGCGTACAAGCCGGGTGTTGCCGGTAATTACCCCGGGTGAGGTGGACACTACCCTGCATCTGGTCCGCACCCTGGCGGCAGCGGGCATGCCCGCGCTGGAGATTACCCTGCGCGCGGAGTCCGCGCTGGATTGCATTCGTGCAATCCGCAGCGAACTGCCGGAGCTGCGTCTGGCTGCGGGCACTGTGTTGACTCCGGAACAGCTTGAGCAGGCGCTGGCAGCGGGCGCCGAGCTGCTGCTCAGTCCGGGAGCCACGCCGGCGTTGTTGAGGGCCGCACGGGAGGCGGGGGCGCCGTTGGTGCCCGGCGTTGCGACTGCATCCGAAGTGATGGCGGGGCTGGAGCAGGGCTTTGACTGCTTCAAGCTGTTTCCGGCGGCGACAGCCGGCGGCATGGCCTTGCTGAAATCGCTCGCGGGGCCTTTCCCTGCGGTGGGTTTTTGTCCCACTGGAGGGCTGGATGCCGACAATTTTCGCGCCTTCCTGGCGCTGCCCAATGTCTTGTGCTGTGGCGGCTCCTGGATGGTCGACAGGGCGCTGATAGAGGCCGAACGCTGGGACGAGATCGCCTATCTCGCATCCCAGGCAATGCGCGAATCCTAG